A part of Methanomassiliicoccaceae archaeon genomic DNA contains:
- a CDS encoding TIGR00266 family protein, translated as MKYTITGDNLQFANIELQPGEAIRATPGNMKYMSGNTRMDTNMDGGLWKGLKRSVSGASLFLVTFTTEGGTGVVGLGGNVPGKIIDLKVVPGKNWILQRSAYIASQPSVDIDIAFQKKLGSVFFGGEGLILQRISGSGVAWASACGDFNVVDLKPGEMYKVSTANAVGWEESVNYDITSVGGVKNVLFGGEGLFVTTLTGPGKIIIQSMTVGELAMSIAPYLPNKG; from the coding sequence CTGAAATATACGATCACAGGAGACAACCTGCAGTTCGCCAACATAGAACTGCAACCGGGCGAGGCCATACGGGCCACGCCTGGCAATATGAAATACATGAGCGGCAACACCCGTATGGACACCAACATGGACGGCGGGCTGTGGAAGGGACTTAAGAGATCTGTTTCCGGCGCATCGCTCTTCCTGGTTACCTTCACGACCGAGGGCGGGACAGGTGTGGTCGGACTCGGTGGCAACGTTCCGGGAAAGATCATCGACCTGAAGGTCGTACCGGGCAAGAACTGGATACTCCAGAGGTCCGCGTACATCGCATCCCAGCCGTCCGTCGATATCGACATAGCGTTCCAGAAGAAGCTGGGCAGCGTGTTCTTCGGCGGAGAGGGGCTCATATTGCAGAGGATAAGCGGCAGCGGCGTCGCATGGGCTTCGGCCTGCGGAGACTTCAACGTCGTGGATCTGAAACCTGGAGAGATGTACAAGGTATCGACGGCCAACGCCGTCGGATGGGAGGAGTCCGTCAATTATGACATCACTTCGGTCGGCGGAGTGAAGAACGTTCTTTTCGGCGGAGAGGGCCTGTTCGTCACCACCCTGACCGGACCCGGAAAAATAATCATACAGTCCATGACCGTCGGAGAACTGGCCATGTCGATCGCACCGTATCTTCCGAACAAGGGATGA
- the cas9 gene encoding type II CRISPR RNA-guided endonuclease Cas9 (Cas9, originally named Csn1, is the large, multifunctional signature protein of type II CRISPR/Cas systems. It is well known even to general audiences because its RNA-guided endonuclease activity has made it a popular tool for custom editing of eukaryotic genomes.) — MKKIFGDYYLGLDIGTDSVGWAVTDPDYNILEFNRKAMWGIHLFKSGETAEKRRSLRTARRRLQRRKQRISLLRDLFRDEINAVDPGFYDRLDSSRLQSEDRNDIDKGTFLSEIGLQDPYLNKKYPTIYHLRHDLMTSDAKPDIRLVYMAAHHIIKNRGHFLFDGLSDNAEIPDFNTIFDEFQAYLTDEFGIEMSVKENIGEIKSALLDRSAGITDKGRMLQRLFSVESAEQKAVATLLAGGTVSMDKLFQDEELKEIKVTFKGTSFEDSRSELEDFLGPEKMQLLNLMKQIFDWSILSGLLSESNTISEAKIKQYNQHRIDLKQLKSVVREHSMNKYGDMRLYNEIFKSDIENNYCFYSGVTKKLQDFKNEKCTQDDFCTSLSKKLEGFDFGQNEATRIMGERIGNKTFMPKQVSKENSVIPNILHKKELTAILDKASKHYPFLLEKDDSGLSVKEKIEIMCSFRIPYFVGPLNPDSERAWAVRKSGERVTPWNFEQVIDLEESSVKFIDRLIGKCSYLHGEKVVPKQSIIYSRYMLYNELNNIKVNGERIDPKLKLEIVRELFETDRPKKVTVKTLGEFISAKTGIKGAAIEGIDVNVKANLRSEMQIRKIIGDKSKNIQMAEDIIRCITIFGDERKRLRARLESDYSELLSKQEIESLSKLKYEDWGRLSERLLTGIVHKWNDGQSLNILNALEQTNRNLMELLSKDYTYAEQIDAINSQRGEKHSGQISYDMVEDLYCSPAVKRGIWRALSIINEILKITGRPPKKVFIETTREDQAIKKKPDSRKENLIRLYKNCKDQERDWAAEIGGIDEGRFRGKKLYAYYTQMGRCMYCGKSIDLNSLGSDDSDMDHIFPQSKKTDDSVHNNMVLVCKNCNMSKSDKYPIPQEWQNKMGAHWKYLLECGLISKEKYSRLTRNSELTDSELSDFINRQLVETSQSVKAVAEVTKQVFGKDSDIVYVKGGNVSRFRQEYGYVKARNVNDYHHAKDAYLNIVVGNVYDVKFTKNPIRIITGEKYNLNRMFDYDVRRNGVTAWISGESGTGATVSKYMRRNNIRYTRSPYKNTGKLFDVNIMKKGLGQYPISTGLPIDRYGGYNKVSGSHFALVEHGDKGKRKRTLESVPVLLASKEMGREELNEFFRSSGLVEPDVRIECIKMDAMMEINGFRATITGRSNERIISMGAEQLILPYDVYDYCRSIYNFVDAKKATRNKVRASDYRITSEMNNATYDVLMGKLNGRYAGLLPLSTQQKTLMSGREAFMGKDLETQANVLSEILSIFQCNSNKADLREIGGGKNVGALVLNNNVLKYRSFFMINQSPSGLFETRTDLKTI, encoded by the coding sequence ATGAAGAAGATTTTTGGCGATTATTATCTTGGGCTGGACATAGGAACAGACTCTGTCGGTTGGGCAGTGACCGATCCGGATTATAATATACTCGAATTCAACAGAAAAGCGATGTGGGGGATCCACCTCTTCAAGAGCGGAGAGACTGCCGAAAAAAGGCGCTCACTAAGGACCGCTCGTCGCAGGCTTCAGAGACGGAAACAGAGGATATCATTGCTCAGGGACCTCTTCAGGGATGAGATCAATGCTGTAGATCCGGGCTTTTATGATAGATTGGACAGCAGCCGTCTGCAGTCGGAAGATCGGAACGATATAGACAAAGGTACTTTTTTGAGCGAAATCGGCCTTCAGGACCCATATCTGAACAAAAAATATCCTACAATCTATCATCTTCGCCACGACCTTATGACATCTGATGCCAAGCCCGACATTAGATTAGTTTACATGGCTGCACATCACATCATCAAAAACCGGGGCCACTTCTTATTCGACGGCCTTTCGGATAATGCCGAAATACCGGATTTCAATACGATTTTCGATGAATTCCAGGCATACCTGACAGATGAATTCGGGATAGAGATGTCGGTGAAAGAGAACATAGGCGAGATAAAAAGTGCTCTTCTGGACAGGTCTGCAGGAATAACCGATAAAGGCCGCATGCTGCAGAGGCTATTTTCTGTCGAATCTGCAGAGCAAAAAGCGGTAGCTACACTTCTGGCGGGAGGGACAGTATCCATGGATAAGCTGTTCCAGGACGAAGAGCTTAAAGAAATCAAGGTTACGTTCAAGGGCACATCGTTCGAGGACAGTCGTTCGGAGCTCGAAGACTTCCTCGGCCCGGAGAAGATGCAACTATTGAATCTAATGAAGCAGATTTTTGATTGGTCGATTTTATCGGGGTTGCTTTCCGAAAGCAATACAATATCCGAGGCCAAGATTAAACAGTACAATCAGCACAGGATCGACCTCAAACAGCTTAAATCGGTCGTCCGCGAACATTCCATGAACAAATATGGAGATATGCGACTTTATAACGAGATTTTCAAGTCGGATATCGAGAATAATTATTGTTTTTATTCAGGGGTCACCAAAAAACTGCAGGACTTTAAGAACGAAAAGTGTACTCAGGATGATTTCTGCACATCCCTGTCAAAAAAACTAGAAGGATTCGACTTCGGTCAGAATGAAGCGACCAGGATTATGGGCGAGCGCATAGGCAACAAGACATTCATGCCCAAACAGGTATCAAAGGAAAATAGTGTGATACCCAACATTCTGCACAAAAAGGAGCTTACAGCGATCTTGGACAAAGCTTCGAAGCATTATCCGTTCCTTCTCGAGAAGGACGATTCTGGTTTATCCGTCAAAGAAAAGATTGAGATCATGTGCTCTTTCCGTATACCGTATTTCGTCGGACCGCTGAATCCGGATTCGGAACGCGCATGGGCCGTCCGCAAGTCGGGGGAACGCGTCACGCCGTGGAATTTTGAACAGGTGATCGATCTGGAGGAAAGCTCTGTCAAATTCATCGACCGGTTGATCGGCAAATGCTCATATCTCCATGGCGAAAAAGTCGTGCCAAAACAATCCATCATTTACTCCAGGTATATGCTATACAACGAACTTAACAATATCAAAGTTAACGGCGAGCGCATAGATCCCAAGCTCAAATTGGAAATCGTACGCGAGCTCTTCGAAACAGATCGTCCCAAAAAGGTCACAGTGAAAACACTTGGCGAGTTCATAAGTGCGAAAACCGGGATTAAAGGTGCAGCGATCGAGGGCATAGATGTCAACGTAAAGGCTAACCTGCGCTCTGAAATGCAGATTCGCAAAATAATCGGAGACAAATCCAAGAATATACAGATGGCAGAGGACATCATTCGATGCATCACAATATTCGGCGACGAACGCAAGAGGCTCAGGGCAAGACTAGAATCCGATTATTCAGAGTTGTTGTCGAAGCAGGAAATCGAATCGCTGTCTAAGCTGAAATACGAAGATTGGGGCAGACTATCGGAGCGGTTACTGACAGGGATAGTCCACAAATGGAACGACGGTCAATCGCTCAACATTCTGAACGCTCTCGAGCAGACGAACCGCAACCTTATGGAGTTGCTGTCCAAAGACTACACATATGCCGAGCAGATCGATGCGATCAATTCACAGCGCGGAGAAAAGCATTCCGGGCAGATCTCATACGATATGGTGGAAGATCTTTACTGCTCCCCTGCCGTAAAACGTGGAATATGGAGGGCGCTTTCAATAATAAATGAAATCCTGAAGATAACCGGACGTCCTCCCAAAAAGGTGTTTATAGAGACCACACGCGAAGACCAGGCAATCAAGAAGAAACCGGACTCCAGGAAAGAGAATCTTATCCGTCTTTATAAAAATTGCAAGGACCAGGAGCGCGATTGGGCGGCCGAGATCGGCGGAATAGACGAGGGCAGATTCCGTGGCAAGAAGCTTTACGCATACTATACGCAGATGGGAAGATGCATGTATTGCGGCAAGAGCATTGACCTCAACAGTCTGGGCAGCGACGACAGCGATATGGACCATATATTCCCTCAGTCGAAGAAGACCGACGACAGCGTCCATAACAACATGGTGCTGGTCTGCAAAAACTGCAATATGAGCAAAAGCGATAAGTACCCGATACCGCAGGAATGGCAGAACAAGATGGGCGCTCATTGGAAATATCTGCTCGAATGCGGCCTCATCTCCAAAGAAAAATACAGCAGGCTCACTCGCAATAGTGAGCTTACAGATTCGGAACTGAGCGACTTTATCAACAGACAGTTGGTGGAAACCAGCCAGTCGGTGAAAGCGGTGGCGGAGGTCACGAAGCAGGTATTCGGTAAAGATTCGGATATAGTCTATGTCAAAGGTGGCAACGTAAGCAGATTCAGACAGGAATACGGTTATGTCAAGGCCCGCAACGTGAACGACTATCATCATGCCAAAGACGCATACCTGAACATTGTCGTGGGAAACGTCTACGACGTGAAGTTTACGAAAAATCCGATAAGAATCATTACAGGAGAGAAGTACAACCTTAACCGGATGTTCGATTACGATGTCAGAAGGAACGGCGTGACCGCCTGGATATCAGGTGAAAGCGGGACAGGAGCGACGGTATCAAAATACATGCGCCGCAACAACATCCGATACACCAGAAGCCCGTACAAGAATACCGGGAAGTTATTCGACGTGAACATAATGAAGAAGGGACTCGGCCAGTACCCGATAAGCACGGGTCTGCCGATCGACAGATACGGCGGATACAACAAGGTGAGCGGATCTCACTTTGCGCTCGTTGAACATGGCGATAAGGGAAAACGTAAAAGGACCCTGGAAAGTGTCCCGGTACTTTTAGCATCCAAAGAAATGGGACGTGAAGAATTGAATGAATTCTTCAGGTCGTCAGGCCTTGTAGAACCGGACGTGCGCATCGAATGCATCAAGATGGACGCCATGATGGAAATCAACGGATTCAGGGCCACAATAACCGGAAGATCCAACGAACGTATAATATCCATGGGCGCCGAGCAATTGATATTACCATATGATGTTTATGATTACTGCAGGTCGATCTATAATTTCGTCGATGCCAAAAAAGCCACACGCAACAAAGTGCGTGCATCAGACTACAGAATCACTTCGGAAATGAACAATGCGACATATGATGTTCTGATGGGGAAGCTAAATGGCAGATATGCTGGTTTGCTCCCTCTCTCTACCCAACAAAAGACGTTGATGTCCGGGCGTGAAGCATTCATGGGAAAAGATTTAGAAACGCAGGCAAACGTCCTCAGCGAGATACTGTCGATTTTCCAGTGTAACTCAAATAAAGCAGATCTTCGCGAAATAGGCGGCGGGAAGAACGTGGGGGCGCTAGTGTTGAATAATAATGTTCTCAAATATAGATCGTTTTTCATGATCAACCAATCACCTTCCGGATTATTTGAGACCAGAACGGACCTTAAAACGATATGA
- the cas1 gene encoding type II CRISPR-associated endonuclease Cas1: MTWRIVEIASNCKLELKLNYMVVRGEETRRVHVSEIAVLILENTMISMTASLICELTKRKVKIIFCDERRNPYGELTPYYGSHDSVDKLRKQIKWNPEKTCLQWTEIVRNKIIKQMNLLLKRGHSDQASMLAGYIEDMTVNDTTNREGHAAKVYFNALFGKDFSRDADNVINACLNYGYSILLSAFNREISSNGYSTQLGIFHDNMFNPFNLASDLMEPFRPLVDECVLDMGCDLLGPEEKRKLVDILNKKVSIGHNNNYLINAIKIYTKSFFDSIDADDISKMMFYEDEIHESNGFL, translated from the coding sequence ATGACATGGAGAATAGTCGAGATAGCCAGCAACTGCAAGTTGGAGTTGAAGCTAAATTACATGGTCGTCAGAGGAGAGGAGACAAGGCGGGTACACGTTTCAGAGATAGCGGTGCTGATACTCGAGAACACGATGATCTCAATGACTGCTTCCTTGATATGTGAGCTGACGAAAAGAAAGGTAAAGATTATTTTCTGTGATGAAAGGCGCAACCCATATGGCGAACTTACACCATATTACGGATCGCACGATTCTGTTGACAAATTAAGAAAGCAGATAAAGTGGAACCCCGAAAAGACATGTCTTCAGTGGACCGAGATTGTTAGAAATAAAATCATAAAACAAATGAACCTGCTTTTAAAGAGAGGTCATTCCGATCAGGCTTCAATGCTTGCCGGTTATATTGAGGATATGACAGTGAACGACACAACAAATCGAGAGGGGCACGCAGCTAAGGTCTACTTTAATGCCCTTTTCGGCAAGGATTTCTCCAGGGATGCGGACAATGTGATTAACGCATGTCTGAATTATGGATATTCCATTTTACTTTCTGCGTTCAACAGAGAAATCTCATCAAATGGGTATTCGACTCAACTAGGGATATTTCATGACAACATGTTTAATCCGTTCAATTTGGCCAGCGATCTGATGGAGCCATTCAGGCCGCTGGTCGATGAATGTGTACTAGATATGGGATGCGATTTATTAGGGCCCGAGGAGAAGAGGAAACTGGTAGATATTTTGAATAAGAAAGTATCGATCGGTCATAACAACAACTATCTTATCAACGCCATTAAAATTTACACAAAATCGTTTTTCGATTCTATAGACGCCGACGATATCTCGAAGATGATGTTCTATGAGGATGAGATTCATGAGAGTAATGGTTTTCTTTGA
- the cas2 gene encoding CRISPR-associated endonuclease Cas2: MRVMVFFDLPVLTKQNRIHYSRFRKYLIGEGFVMMQKSVYSKITLNGTASDTVIKNLSGHKPPDGVIQILTITERQFQSIEYLIGEGQKEVIDTQQRLVVL; this comes from the coding sequence ATGAGAGTAATGGTTTTCTTTGACCTTCCAGTGCTGACAAAGCAAAACAGGATTCACTACAGCAGATTCAGAAAATATTTGATCGGTGAAGGTTTCGTGATGATGCAGAAGTCAGTATATTCAAAAATCACTTTGAACGGAACAGCTTCGGATACTGTTATAAAAAATCTGAGTGGGCACAAGCCGCCCGATGGAGTCATTCAGATTCTGACAATAACGGAGAGGCAATTTCAGAGCATTGAATATTTGATCGGGGAAGGGCAGAAAGAAGTTATTGACACCCAGCAAAGGTTGGTTGTACTATGA
- the csn2 gene encoding type II-A CRISPR-associated protein Csn2: MKLSHSTLEYPISFEDGIINVLVVENPRQMSKYISDIKSQIDGFEGEFVLSEADRPVTMSEKVDLLLDPFSLNPNSREAINSVYGALSNRSKDEAHYIETNAMLAGIESHIVHLLDEQDDLLKVTDEINISNILKSLGVKFIISGESLLESICDYLAVVTKYSKIKLFIFVNIKSYLNSEDLSLLYDHISYQKQKVLFIEGCDSHSLKGERIIIVDEDLCEIHKRG, from the coding sequence ATGAAGTTGTCCCACAGCACGCTGGAGTATCCAATTTCCTTCGAAGACGGAATCATCAACGTCCTAGTGGTAGAAAATCCTCGGCAGATGTCCAAATACATATCAGATATAAAGTCGCAGATCGACGGTTTCGAAGGAGAATTCGTATTGTCGGAGGCCGATAGACCGGTGACGATGTCCGAGAAAGTAGATCTGTTGCTCGATCCATTTTCACTTAATCCTAATTCTCGTGAAGCAATTAATTCAGTCTATGGCGCTTTGAGTAATAGATCAAAAGACGAGGCCCATTATATTGAAACTAATGCCATGCTCGCTGGTATCGAAAGCCATATCGTCCATCTGCTGGACGAACAGGATGATCTTTTAAAAGTTACCGACGAAATCAACATATCAAATATTTTGAAGTCTCTCGGCGTAAAATTCATCATATCTGGTGAATCGTTGCTCGAATCCATCTGTGATTATCTGGCAGTCGTTACAAAATATTCAAAAATCAAGCTTTTTATTTTTGTAAATATCAAATCATATCTGAATTCTGAAGATTTATCGCTGCTGTACGATCATATTTCTTACCAGAAGCAAAAAGTACTTTTCATAGAAGGATGCGACTCGCACTCACTCAAAGGGGAAAGAATCATAATTGTCGACGAAGACTTGTGTGAAATTCATAAACGCGGATAA